From Nymphaea colorata isolate Beijing-Zhang1983 chromosome 6, ASM883128v2, whole genome shotgun sequence, a single genomic window includes:
- the LOC116255392 gene encoding dihydroceramide fatty acyl 2-hydroxylase FAH1-like: MVVQGFTVDLNKALVFQVGHLGDAYQEWVHQPIVCTEGPRFFDNEILEFLTKTAWWVIPVTWLPFVCYFITKSISLGHTPLQVASMVVAGIFVWTLIEYTLHRFLFHIKTRSYWGNTMHYLLHGCHHKHPMDGLRLVFPPAATAILLFPFWNLVKLISTPTTQPGLFGGGLLGYVLYDITHYYLHHAQPSQEVLKNLKKYHLNHHFRIQNRGFGITSSFWDKVFGTLPTTKSADKQR, from the exons ATGGTTGTACAGGGTTTTACAGTGGATCTTAATAAGGCTCTGGTATTTCAG GTTGGCCATCTTGGAGATGCTTACCAGGAATGGGTACACCAGCCAATTGTATGCACAGAAGGGCCTCGCTTTTTTGACAATGAGATATTGGAg TTCTTGACAAAGACAGCATGGTGGGTGATTCCAGTTACTTGGCTTCCTTTTGTCTGTTACTTCATAACGAAATCCATTTCACTGGGGCATACACCATTACAAGTAGCCTCCATGGTTGTTGCTGGAATCTTTGTGTGGACTTTGATAGAGTATACACTGCACCGCTTCCTTTTCCACATAAAGACAAGAAGTTATTG GGGAAATACCATGCATTATCTTCTGCATGGTTGCCATCATAAGCACCCGATGGATGGTCTTCGCCTTGTCTTCCCGCCTGCAGCAACAGCTATTCTACTTTTTCCA ttctGGAATCTAGTGAAGCTTATATCCACTCCTACCACTCAACCTGGCTTATTTGGAGGCGGCCTTTTGGGCTATGTCTTGTATGACATCACACACTACTACCTGCATCATGCTCAGCCTTCACAAGAGGTGCTGAAAAATCTCAAG AAATATCATCTGAATCATCATTTCAGAATCCAGAACCGGGGGTTCGGGATAACTTCTTCATTCTGGGACAAGGTTTTTGGAACTCTGCCCACAACAAAATCAGCGGACAAGCAAAGGTGA